The proteins below come from a single Acidobacteriota bacterium genomic window:
- a CDS encoding HlyC/CorC family transporter, whose amino-acid sequence MEAEIVLTGVLTLALVLFATAKSALDELSDVSLRLLASESNGTPHAAFWHEIIEHHHQLNFTLTSGIHFSIAAIAILLTSIAHQLWPTFFLAFAFAAMLVTLVIFRQVVPLLITQNHPERALLRLRWPLRVSWRTLGFFTWPVYRSLRALKRKRDEVQTAATESEDAESELQALIDVGEEEGIIEESEGAMIQSIIRFGDRTVVEVMTPRPSIVAIEARATLQEVRDLIVQSKYSRLPVYRDQLDDIFGVIYVRDLLSYWASGGSDNLKLKRAGEIARKNLYEVPETKPIDELLREMQKAKAQMAVVIDEFGGVAGLVTLEDLLEEIVGEIEDEDEPEPQAAEVEIINEEDGCYIVRGQVEVGKVERLFDAELAADDFTTIAGLVINQLGHLPAVGETLDFRGLDFEVLEADERRVSRLRIRRQTAGQEAAARAAEASTAAQKHDK is encoded by the coding sequence ATGGAAGCTGAAATAGTTTTGACCGGCGTCTTAACGTTGGCGCTGGTCTTATTTGCCACCGCCAAAAGCGCCCTTGACGAACTGAGCGATGTTTCGCTGCGTTTGTTGGCCAGCGAAAGCAACGGCACCCCGCACGCCGCGTTCTGGCACGAAATCATCGAGCACCATCATCAACTCAACTTTACCCTCACCTCGGGCATTCATTTCTCGATTGCCGCGATTGCCATTCTGCTGACTTCGATTGCGCATCAACTTTGGCCCACTTTCTTTTTGGCGTTTGCCTTTGCCGCGATGCTGGTGACGCTGGTGATTTTCCGCCAGGTCGTCCCGCTGCTCATCACGCAAAACCATCCTGAACGCGCTTTGTTGCGCTTGCGGTGGCCGCTGCGCGTGAGCTGGCGCACGCTGGGCTTTTTTACCTGGCCGGTCTATCGCAGCCTGCGCGCGCTCAAGCGGAAGCGCGACGAAGTGCAAACCGCCGCCACCGAAAGCGAGGATGCCGAAAGCGAGTTGCAGGCCCTGATTGATGTTGGCGAAGAAGAGGGCATTATTGAAGAAAGCGAAGGCGCGATGATTCAATCCATCATCCGCTTCGGCGACCGCACCGTCGTCGAAGTGATGACCCCGCGCCCCAGCATCGTCGCCATCGAAGCGCGCGCCACTTTGCAGGAAGTGCGCGACCTGATCGTGCAATCGAAATACTCGCGCCTGCCCGTTTACCGCGATCAACTCGATGACATTTTCGGCGTGATCTATGTACGCGACTTGCTCAGTTATTGGGCCAGCGGCGGTTCTGACAATCTCAAACTCAAACGCGCCGGCGAGATTGCGCGCAAGAACCTTTACGAAGTGCCCGAAACCAAACCGATTGACGAACTCTTGCGCGAGATGCAGAAAGCCAAAGCGCAAATGGCCGTCGTCATTGATGAATTCGGCGGCGTCGCCGGTTTGGTGACGCTGGAAGACCTGCTTGAAGAAATCGTCGGCGAAATCGAAGACGAAGACGAACCCGAACCGCAAGCCGCTGAGGTCGAAATCATCAACGAAGAGGATGGTTGTTATATCGTGCGCGGGCAGGTTGAAGTCGGCAAGGTCGAACGTCTGTTTGACGCCGAACTGGCGGCGGACGATTTCACCACCATCGCCGGACTGGTGATCAATCAACTCGGCCATCTGCCGGCGGTTGGTGAGACCCTCGACTTTCGCGGCCTCGATTTTGAAGTGTTGGAAGCCGATGAACGCCGCGTCTCGCGCCTGCGCATTCGCCGTCAAACCGCCGGGCAAGAGGCCGCAGCGCGCGCGGCAGAGGCCAGCACCGCCGCTCAAAAGCATGATAAATAG